The Medicago truncatula cultivar Jemalong A17 chromosome 7, MtrunA17r5.0-ANR, whole genome shotgun sequence genome includes the window ATAGAAGTTTTAAACCACTGTGACCTTTACAAGACTCCAATGAGGTGGTTCCATTTTTGTTGGGTCCACAAACAGGTAAAGAAACTTTTATTTGCTGGCAAGCAATATTATGCTCCGCACGCCAACTCATGGTCTGTACGTTGAAAGAGAAAGATTGTTATAGGAATCAAATTTATGGAGACAAAAGTATTAGACTCATATAAGCAACTCAGATACCTGGTGTTTCTCAGAGCAATACCGCACTTGTTTGCAACTACTGCAGAGCTTGTCTCCTTTCCAGGTACCACACCAATCACATAGAGCAGCTGAAAGTAAGAAAATTTTCCATCAGTATAGAGGTAGATTTGGAACAACTCAGTGTTGTTCAAATTTCACTACATTCCAGTGCTATTGCACTGCTATAGCCACCATTTAACAAAACTTGTAATAAATAGTGTATCACGAAACAATAGCATTTTGCTCAAATTTCATTGTGCTATAAGGCTATAgtgccgctatttgacaacacttgaACAAATCCATTTAATCAGATTGCATGCATGTTCTTCAACACCTAAGTCGACAAAAGTGCCAAATTGCCAATCAACATATCTTCATGTCAATCAGTCCAATATTTGTTATACATTAAGCAAAAATAGCTGTGAATATAACGAGAAGCCTCGCAACAAGAAGACAACGGCTTGTTTAGGATAatcaaattaagtttttaaatttaagATTGAAATGTGACATCATCTTAATTTTTTAGCAGTAGCATAAAGATGAATAACAAGTATTCCTTTCCTAATTATTGAACTCTTATTAATTCCCTCATACTAGTACTCTCAATACGACACTTATAAGTACAAAAACAACTAAGAAGGCTTGAAAATAAAGACCTGAACCTAAACAACAATCTATGGTTCATCAAAGTAAAGGAACTCTTAACGATTACAGACACCTACTTTCCTCAGGGCAAAAACTACCAACAAGTAAGCATTCATCAAAATGGGACATGAGGAGATTATATAAATGGTCCTAACGAATAATTGTAAGGTGAGATTATTTTCAGCAAAATGAGACAAATATATTATGATGATGAGTAAACCAACCTCCAGTGCCGGTAGGTTTGTCGCTACCATCATATTTGGGGCATTCACTCGAGTAAAAAGGATTAATGCGAGGTAACTGGCAACGGAAAACCTTCACACTTCAACAAACAACTACAATATCAGAGATCAAAAGCCAAAAAAACTAagaatgtaaaattttattcgCAAGGGATAACAGACCTTCTGCTTGGTCTCTCTGGATTGCGTTTCCATTGCTCGTGCTGATCTCTGAGAAGACATGTCATGGAAGGACACATGAAAACAAAGAGCATCCGGTGAAATGTGCTTTCCTTCTCAACAACTGGTGCATAAACCTAGCAGTTCAAGGGTTTAGTACAATTTATGACGATCAAAGGTAGGGGGGACAAACAATAACTACAACAAGTAATAGTTTAAGGAATTAGCTGCATACCTGAAGCACAAAATGTAAAGGGTCTCCACAAAAGTCACAAACTGAAGACTTCCCTGCTGGTATATTCAGAGGGTCCAGCCAAGCCTATTTTTCATACAATGGATCGTACAACCATTAGACACAGAAACTCACttttattcaattataattataaagtCTATTTATATTATACGTGTGTTTGGAACAGCTTTTGCAAGAAAAATCTCGCGTTCCAATGCATTTTCAGCGCAAAATCAGAATCTCCAATACATATCTTCTGTGTTGTTGTGGTTTTTCACCGCAATTCTGTTGAAATGGAACGTGGATCCAAACGTTCTATATATCTATAGAATGAGCAAGACtttaccttcattttttttcttattctaaaAAATTCCACTAATGATATGTGGCAGATCACTACACATCTACAAACCTTAAACCATATCGGTGTAATTTTCCAAGGGGTCTTTACTCGTTAATGCATGTTtgaattatcttatttatttgagaTTATGTACTAGCATAAGCACTTTTGAGACTATTTGGGAGAGTTTACCGAAACAGTTTATGACATTTTCATAAGATCATTTCAGCTTAATTGTATAAGTTCTTCATGATGAATTATGCTGCCAACAAACACTTTTATTTCATATGAGTTCAACTAAACCAACGTGATTGGAATAAATCCAAATTACAATCGATGAAAAAGTGTGGCAAACACTTCTCTATCTATGATAGCTCATTAAAGCAGTTTATAACTTACATAAAAACAGTTTagttatattttatcttttcaaaaacaaatagcTTACACATAACATAACTACTTATACGATAAGCACTTATACTTTTAAGAGCTTAATTAAGCTATTTATACTAACAGGGTCGTAATTGAATAAAACAATAGAGAAGCAAAGTAATTACCGGGAGTCCACCAGCTTTGCTAGGGAAAAAATGACGGGAAAGATTGAGTGGATTTTTGGGTTTTTCAAGGAAACCAAGAGTGATaggttcatcttcatcatcagaatcagaatcatcaaaatcattatcattatcattatcatcatcatcttcatctacaaattcatcattttccaTTCGAATTTCCTTGAGCTTGTTCACAGAATCTCCAATTGCAGCATCAATGTCCATCTTTTTAGAGACGCGAACGACGCGGCAGGATTAGGGTTTATAAGGTTTTGGGATCATCTCATGCCCTTTGTCTACAGTGTCTTCACTATTCTCACCCCTTAGATtaatctaacggttcaaacaaacaaacaaacaaaaagttaggaaagagagaaagaggtgaaaaTGATACTACTTAGTTTAAAGGTGGCGTTAAGTCGGGGAAAGTAAAGTTGTTTTTTCATGATGGGAAACTTTGCTTTTTACCTCCAGTTGGCAGTCATGATCTATTGTGataataaaagttgtcacaatCCTAATCCAATTGCATACTattaaaacacaaaattaaaagaaaatgattctaatgaaaatgaaatgtttCATGGTTCAATGTTACAAAATGCTCAGCTTTTCTTCTCTGCATCTTTCTTATTGTTCCTCTTCTCTGCTTCTTCCTCCACCATATTTTATACAGTTCAGTAATCTCTGTCCTACTCCGAGTTTGTTTATCTGTCACCGTGAATCCAATCGCAAATATTATGGTCCTATTTTTGTGGTGATTTTTCAGATCTGTACATTTTCTTGTTGCTGTGATTTTTTAGATTTCAACTTTGAGCAAGAAAAAttggtgaagatgatgaagatcctttgaagaagagatgaagaaaacaTGTAATATTAAATTGTCAATTTAATATCTCAATAATATTGGTTTTTCTTGGGACAAATCTTAATCGGGTTTAAATGAATGAGATTCAATTGAAAATGGCAGCTTCTTTACAAAAATTATTCAGATAGCAGGGCGATGATAACAATAATGCAT containing:
- the LOC25499439 gene encoding programmed cell death protein 2, whose translation is MDIDAAIGDSVNKLKEIRMENDEFVDEDDDDNDNDNDFDDSDSDDEDEPITLGFLEKPKNPLNLSRHFFPSKAGGLPAWLDPLNIPAGKSSVCDFCGDPLHFVLQVYAPVVEKESTFHRMLFVFMCPSMTCLLRDQHEQWKRNPERPSRSVKVFRCQLPRINPFYSSECPKYDGSDKPTGTGAALCDWCGTWKGDKLCSSCKQVRYCSEKHQTMSWRAEHNIACQQIKVSLPVCGPNKNGTTSLESCKVGNKHTWPEFEIIEDQSECNKDVSEDNALANSLILRNRSDDTMNSLMDSFQGDEDKRSWAHFQERIAKDPEQVLRYYRNSNAKPIWPILSGRPSRDDIPKCIYCGGSMCCEFQILPQLLYYFGVDNEVNSLDWASIVVYACEASCEASLPYKHEYAWVQLYSPSASPVV